A portion of the Suricata suricatta isolate VVHF042 chromosome 11, meerkat_22Aug2017_6uvM2_HiC, whole genome shotgun sequence genome contains these proteins:
- the LOC115306577 gene encoding olfactory receptor 2D3-like, protein MGEENQTYVTEFVFLGLSQDPHTQLLLFFLFLIIYLLTVLGNLLIIVLIHTDSRLHTPMYFFLRNLSFADLCFSTTTVPQVLVHFLVKRKTISFAGCSTQIFVLLLVGCTECALLAVMSYDRYVAVCKPLHYSSIMTHWLCVQLALGSWVSGALVSLVDTTFTLCLPYQGNNIINHFFCEPPALLKLASTNTYSTEMAIFAMGVVILLAPVCLILVSYWNIISTVIQMQSGEGRLKAFSTCGSHLIVVVLFYGSAIFAYMRPNSKIMNERDKMISVFYSAVTPMLNPIIYSLRNKDVKGALRRVTAK, encoded by the coding sequence AtgggagaagaaaaccaaacctatGTGACTGAATTTGTCTTCCTGGGCCTTTCACAGGATCCACACACACAACTcctgctcttcttcctttttctgatcATCTACCTGCTGACTGTACTGGGAAATCTGCTTATCATTGTGCTCATccacacagactccaggctccacacgcccatgtactttttccttagAAACTTGTCCTTTGCTGATCTCTGTTTCTCTACTACCACGGTGCCCCAGGTGCTAGTCCACTTCCTGGTAAAGAGGAAAACCATTTCCTTTGCTGGATGCTCAACTCAgatatttgttttacttctgGTTGGGTGTACAGAGTGCGCTCTGCTGGCAGTGATGTCCTATGACCGGTATGTGGCTGTCTGCAAGCCCCTGCACTACTCTTCTATCATGACACATTGGTTATGTGTCCAGCTGGCCTTAGGATCCTGGGTCAGTGGAGCGTTAGTATCTCTGGTGGATACCACATTCACACTGTGTCTGCCTTACCAAGGGAACAATATCATTAACCATTTTTTTTGCGAACCTCCTGCCCTCCTGAAGCTGGCTTCCACAAATACCTACAGCACAGAAATGGCCATCTTTGCAATGGGCGTGGTCATCCTCTTGGCTCCTGTCTGCCTGATCCTTGTCTCCTACTGGAATATTATCTCCACTGTGATCCAGATGCAATCTGGGGAGGGGAGACTCAAGGCTTTCTCTACCTGTGGCTCCCATCTCATTGTTGTTGTCCTCTTCTATGGCTCAGCAATATTTGCCTACATGAGGCCAAACTCCAAGATAATGAATGAAAGGGATAAAATGATCTCTGTGTTCTACTCAGCAGTGACACCCATGCTGAACCCAATCATTTATAGTCTGAGAAACAAGGATGTCAAAGGGGCTCTCAGGAGAGTGACTGCAAAATAG
- the LOC115271989 gene encoding olfactory receptor 2D3-like, with protein MGTENQTYLTEFILLGLSSDWQTQILLFVVFLIIYLLTLLGNFLIIVLIHIDSRLHTPMYFFLKNLSFTDLCFSTTIIPQMLYHLLVMRKTISFAGCSIQMIFFLVAGCTESSLLAVMSYDRYVAVCKPLHYSTLMTQRVCAQLIIGSWASGAVVSLVDTTFTLCLSYHGKNIINHYFCEPPAFLKLASEETYKAEMAILAMGVVILLAPVSLILFSYLNIISTVIRIQSGEGRLKVFSTCGSHLIVVVFFYGSTIFTYMRPNSKKVNEGDKVISVFYSVITSMMNPFIYSLRNKDVKKAFKKVFGR; from the coding sequence ATGGGCACAGAAAACCAAACCTATCTGACTGAATTTATCTTGCTGGGCCTTTCTTCTGATTGGCAGACTCAAATCCTGTTGTTTGTAGTGTTTCTCATCATCTACCTGCTAACTCTGCTTGGGAATTTTCTCATCATAGTGCTAATTCATATTGACTCTCGACTTCATACACCAATGTACTTCTTCCTTAAAAACCTGTCATTTACAGATCTCTGTTTCTCTACAACAATCATCCCCCAGATGCTATACCATTTGCTGGTAATGAGAAAGACCATTTCCTTTGCTGGGTGTTCAAttcagatgatttttttcctagtaGCTGGATGTACAGAAAGTTCCCTCCTAGCAGTGAtgtcctatgaccgctatgtggccgtCTGCAAGCCCCTTCACtactccaccctcatgacccagAGGGTGTGTGCACAGCTGATTATAGGGTCCTGGGCCAGCGGAGCAGTTGTGTCTTTAGTAGACACAACATTTACTTTATGTCTCTCATACCATGGAAAGAATataattaatcattatttttgtgaACCTCCTGCTTTCTTGAAGTTGGCTTCAGAAGAAACCTACAAAGCTGAGATGGCCATCTTGGCAATGGGCGTGGTAATTCTCCTTGCTCCTGTCTCCCTCATCCTTTTCTCCTACTTGAATATTATCTCCACTGTGATTCGGATACAGTCAGGTGAGGGGAGGCTTAAGGTCTTTTCTACCTGTGGCTCTCATCTCATTGTTGTTGTCTTCTTCTATGGCTCAACTATATTTACCTACATGCGTCCAAATTCCAAGAAAGTAAATGAAGGGGATAAGGTGATTTCTGTGTTCTACTCAGTCATAACATCCATGATGAACCCATTCATTTACAGCCTGAGAAACAAGGATGTaaagaaagcatttaagaaaGTATTTGGGAGATAG